One window of Myxococcus fulvus genomic DNA carries:
- a CDS encoding glycoside hydrolase family 16 protein: protein MFSLAYLAACQGTPSEEGNGVETGETVTSALVSSSLSPTRDEAMSGIWAGGGSAPIHGLMDDGVSFAASDRGGSFARSAPARASSSLTLGYQDSAVPGGASNVVVNYDGWAINGGTGTLRVKLYEGATLLGTGPLHVLGTTPGNFSDTFANLDVADAGLLRTELLFENSAAAGSLVSSIIWLDVTGRASPVTTLECPAGFTRELFRDDFDGSALDATKWDVIQGNNNPSGGAFTQLTKMLRANVKVEGGRLKVSSKRHCVDPYPNITPENPARCAGTNYYSGAWLKGKGTFAPGKGLMAFHAKMPPPMPGTFPALWARNSFGDARYGELDLIETWWDSPKGTANDPNRFSATTHVGSSPMIHTSNNEVGPFANLVTASHVWEVEWDAGATPAVARYYYRDSLGSTRILVRTATYQTSGFNGRVTDAAFRTALADGWRPYIDFAVQPEGTWNVGPDTAAVYDPQDLEVDSVIICAP, encoded by the coding sequence GTGTTCTCCCTCGCATACCTGGCGGCGTGCCAGGGCACCCCCTCCGAGGAGGGCAACGGCGTCGAGACGGGTGAGACCGTCACCTCGGCGCTCGTCTCATCGAGCCTGTCCCCCACCCGCGACGAGGCCATGAGCGGCATCTGGGCGGGCGGAGGGAGCGCGCCCATCCACGGCTTGATGGATGACGGGGTCTCCTTCGCGGCGAGCGACCGGGGCGGCTCGTTCGCGCGCAGCGCTCCGGCCCGGGCGTCCTCGAGCCTGACGTTGGGCTATCAAGACAGCGCGGTGCCCGGCGGCGCATCGAACGTCGTCGTGAACTACGACGGCTGGGCCATCAACGGCGGCACCGGCACGCTCCGCGTGAAGCTCTACGAGGGAGCGACGCTGCTCGGCACGGGGCCCCTGCACGTCCTGGGCACCACGCCGGGGAACTTCAGCGACACGTTCGCCAACCTGGACGTCGCGGACGCCGGGCTGCTGCGCACCGAGCTGCTCTTCGAGAACAGCGCGGCGGCGGGCTCGCTGGTCTCTTCCATCATCTGGCTCGACGTCACCGGGCGCGCCAGCCCTGTCACCACGCTCGAATGCCCGGCGGGGTTCACCCGCGAGCTGTTCCGTGACGACTTCGACGGGAGCGCCCTCGACGCCACGAAGTGGGACGTCATCCAGGGGAACAACAACCCCAGCGGGGGCGCGTTCACCCAGCTCACCAAGATGCTCCGCGCCAACGTGAAGGTCGAGGGCGGCAGGCTGAAGGTGTCCTCCAAGCGCCACTGCGTGGACCCCTACCCCAACATCACGCCGGAGAACCCCGCCCGGTGCGCGGGGACGAACTACTACTCGGGCGCCTGGCTGAAGGGGAAGGGCACCTTCGCCCCCGGCAAGGGGCTGATGGCCTTCCACGCGAAGATGCCGCCGCCCATGCCCGGCACGTTCCCCGCGCTCTGGGCCCGCAACAGCTTCGGCGATGCGCGCTATGGCGAGCTCGACCTCATCGAGACCTGGTGGGACTCCCCCAAGGGCACGGCCAATGACCCGAACAGGTTCTCGGCCACCACGCACGTCGGCTCCAGCCCGATGATCCACACCTCGAACAACGAGGTCGGCCCGTTCGCCAACCTGGTCACGGCCTCGCATGTCTGGGAGGTCGAGTGGGACGCCGGCGCGACTCCCGCGGTCGCCCGCTACTACTACCGGGACAGCCTGGGCTCGACGCGCATCCTCGTGCGGACCGCGACCTACCAGACGTCTGGCTTCAACGGCCGGGTCACCGACGCGGCCTTCCGCACGGCGCTCGCCGACGGGTGGCGCCCCTATATCGACTTCGCCGTGCAGCCGGAGGGGACCTGGAACGTCGGGCCCGACACCGCGGCGGTCTATGACCCGCAGGACCTGGAGGTCGACTCGGTCATCATCTGCGCTCCCTGA
- a CDS encoding alpha/beta fold hydrolase: MKSAFKGEQAKAVLSRWHERFRGRLRVPTESRMVKTRLGDTHVLVGGPEGGPEVVVLHGALASSAHVLHELAPLMERFRLHAVDVVGQSVKSADVRPSVSNNAYGEWLRDVLDGLSLQRPHVVGVSWGGFVSIRLAACAPERIDRLVLLFPAGVVNGSHWEGLTKVALPMMLYRMSPTERRLKAFVRHLLTTTDDDWAPFLGDAVRACNMDMRVPALATPEELTRLTSPTLVLAGDGDVSFPGAKLLARARVLFPTLADQELIEDCRHCPPTTDAFRQWLAVRIGDFLRASRPVKG; the protein is encoded by the coding sequence ATGAAATCTGCGTTCAAGGGGGAGCAGGCGAAGGCCGTGCTTTCGCGGTGGCACGAGCGCTTTCGCGGGCGCCTGCGGGTGCCCACCGAGAGTCGGATGGTGAAGACCCGCCTTGGTGACACGCATGTGCTGGTGGGCGGGCCGGAAGGAGGGCCCGAGGTCGTCGTGCTTCACGGCGCGCTCGCGAGCTCCGCCCATGTGCTCCACGAGTTGGCGCCGTTGATGGAGCGATTCCGTCTCCACGCGGTGGACGTCGTCGGCCAATCGGTGAAGAGCGCGGACGTGCGGCCCTCGGTGTCCAACAACGCGTATGGCGAGTGGCTGCGAGACGTCCTCGACGGGTTGTCGCTCCAGCGCCCGCACGTGGTGGGGGTGAGCTGGGGCGGCTTCGTGTCCATCCGGCTCGCGGCCTGCGCCCCTGAGCGCATCGACAGACTCGTCCTGCTGTTCCCCGCGGGGGTGGTGAACGGCTCGCACTGGGAGGGACTCACCAAGGTGGCCCTCCCGATGATGCTCTACCGGATGTCCCCGACCGAGCGGCGCTTGAAGGCCTTCGTGCGACACCTGCTCACGACCACGGATGACGACTGGGCGCCCTTCCTCGGTGACGCCGTGCGGGCCTGCAACATGGACATGCGCGTCCCCGCGCTCGCGACGCCCGAGGAGCTCACGCGGTTGACGTCGCCCACCCTCGTGCTGGCCGGTGACGGGGATGTGAGCTTCCCGGGCGCGAAGCTGCTCGCCCGCGCGCGAGTGCTCTTCCCGACACTCGCCGACCAGGAGCTCATCGAGGACTGTCGGCACTGCCCGCCGACGACGGACGCCTTTCGTCAGTGGCTGGCCGTGCGAATCGGTGACTTCCTGCGGGCAAGCCGACCCGTGAAGGGTTGA